A portion of the Channa argus isolate prfri chromosome 19, Channa argus male v1.0, whole genome shotgun sequence genome contains these proteins:
- the c19h11orf65 gene encoding protein MFI isoform X2, with protein sequence MSSQDEGPQEPQQEMVQQIASRIIQKAWRRYVCREVFKYFKELITQCNQQDPQSILKTVNPREISFPPNIYYKIFTHRPIADVCASSPKDYTQPGFRKPGDQQTNNSCPLMKDDQSGCYQRMENNSWRFFCNKVGPVGEPMEIGANKKMDFHYSKLQRQQDVVRWRKRRKIEWLKQMYSWGRLQTHPVHRHTVTQMGNSAQEVMNTTEKRGNDEMLEWEVDELLSWTNALSFEEYIDEWRHLACAHSSQCNKGENQILKKDLFPLLFLFQV encoded by the exons ATGAG ctcacaGGATGAAGGTCCCCAGGAGCCCCAGCAGGAGATGGTGCAGCAGATAGCGTCCAGAATCATTCAAAAGGCTTGGAGAAGATATGTG TGCAGAGAGGTCTTCAAGTATTTCAAAGAGCTGATCACCCAGTGCAACCAACAGGACCCACAGTCTATCCTCAAAACTGTCAACCCTCGAGAG ATTAGCTTTCCCCCCAACATCTATTACAAGATCTTCACCCACCGGCCCATCGCAGATGTGTGTGCAAGCAGCCCCAAAGATTACACCCAGCCAGGCTTTAGGAAGCCTGGGGACCAGCAGACCAACAACAGCTGCCCTCTCATGAAGGACGACCAGTCAGGATGCTACCAGCGTATGGAGAACAACAGCTGGAGGTTCTTCTGTAACAAG GTGGGTCCTGTGGGTGAGCCAATGGAGAttggtgcaaacaaaaaaatggactTTCATTATTCCAAGTTGCAACGGCAGCAGGATGTAGTCAggtggaggaaaaggaggaaaatcGAATGGCTGAAGCAGAT GTATAGCTGGGGTCGTCTGCAGACTCATCCAGTGCATCGACACACGGTCACCCAGATGGGGAACTCAGCCCAGGAAGTGATGAACACCACTGAAAAGAGAGGCAATGATGAAATGCTGGAGTGGGAGGTGGATGAGCTCCTGTCCTGGACTAACGCACTAAGTTTTGAGGA GTATATTGATGAGTGGAGACATTTGGCCTGCGCTCACTCATCTCAGTGCAACAAAGGTgaaaatcagattttaaaaaaagatctaTTTCCCCTCCTGTTTTTATTCCAGGTATGA
- the c19h11orf65 gene encoding protein MFI isoform X1: MSSQDEGPQEPQQEMVQQIASRIIQKAWRRYVCREVFKYFKELITQCNQQDPQSILKTVNPREAQLLDAAAGAFIRFRLGGISFPPNIYYKIFTHRPIADVCASSPKDYTQPGFRKPGDQQTNNSCPLMKDDQSGCYQRMENNSWRFFCNKVGPVGEPMEIGANKKMDFHYSKLQRQQDVVRWRKRRKIEWLKQMYSWGRLQTHPVHRHTVTQMGNSAQEVMNTTEKRGNDEMLEWEVDELLSWTNALSFEEYIDEWRHLACAHSSQCNKGENQILKKDLFPLLFLFQV, translated from the exons ATGAG ctcacaGGATGAAGGTCCCCAGGAGCCCCAGCAGGAGATGGTGCAGCAGATAGCGTCCAGAATCATTCAAAAGGCTTGGAGAAGATATGTG TGCAGAGAGGTCTTCAAGTATTTCAAAGAGCTGATCACCCAGTGCAACCAACAGGACCCACAGTCTATCCTCAAAACTGTCAACCCTCGAGAG GCACAGCTGCTcgatgctgctgctggagccTTCATCAGATTTCGGCTCGGAGGC ATTAGCTTTCCCCCCAACATCTATTACAAGATCTTCACCCACCGGCCCATCGCAGATGTGTGTGCAAGCAGCCCCAAAGATTACACCCAGCCAGGCTTTAGGAAGCCTGGGGACCAGCAGACCAACAACAGCTGCCCTCTCATGAAGGACGACCAGTCAGGATGCTACCAGCGTATGGAGAACAACAGCTGGAGGTTCTTCTGTAACAAG GTGGGTCCTGTGGGTGAGCCAATGGAGAttggtgcaaacaaaaaaatggactTTCATTATTCCAAGTTGCAACGGCAGCAGGATGTAGTCAggtggaggaaaaggaggaaaatcGAATGGCTGAAGCAGAT GTATAGCTGGGGTCGTCTGCAGACTCATCCAGTGCATCGACACACGGTCACCCAGATGGGGAACTCAGCCCAGGAAGTGATGAACACCACTGAAAAGAGAGGCAATGATGAAATGCTGGAGTGGGAGGTGGATGAGCTCCTGTCCTGGACTAACGCACTAAGTTTTGAGGA GTATATTGATGAGTGGAGACATTTGGCCTGCGCTCACTCATCTCAGTGCAACAAAGGTgaaaatcagattttaaaaaaagatctaTTTCCCCTCCTGTTTTTATTCCAGGTATGA